Within the Drosophila miranda strain MSH22 chromosome Y unlocalized genomic scaffold, D.miranda_PacBio2.1 Contig_Y2_pilon, whole genome shotgun sequence genome, the region ttagtgaaacttttaacaattacgcacaaataaatttaaagaaaacctgtttcaccaatttacttaatggctttaaagccaactgcactaaaaaaagggaaaaaaacaaagaaatagacatcattcaggatggtgccattttagtttcaggcaaaaatatcgtagacaatactactttgttaggatcgtatctccttatattcaacaacacaattgtaataaataatataacccacataaatgataagggtaaaattctaagatatatatcgcatcatagatatagcgattttgaattagttgattatatacaatcgaatgataaccaattttcttttgataatgttaatattttaaatccccttataacattaggtaatacggccttaccattaacaacattatttttaatcattttgatattgataatgttattttacttcggctataaattaaccaaatttgtacttattaaatcaataagaataccgtcagaagaaatagtggaaagcaacattcaaatactgtcaaaagaaattagagctctatcagaacttcaaaatgtatcgggacgaaacatttaagaatgggggggattaacgtacccaattctattgagctcttatacgagttgtaaacaatctttggctttccaaaacgaaaacaatttcaatcttgggcctccgcctaattgatttctaagatgtacaatctcaagggctcccgccgcaatcccaatctttgacactcgcctaaatggaaaaccaatgtttgcctacacccggcttctcataaacaatctcactaccggctttctgcagatcctgcactttaggcattttacagttctctctttggatgacgaaatccaatactcgggatggcgaaatcaattgaaatgtttatagaaaaactattcccgaaagggatcaacgatgcaaagatcagaaagttcaagtcagtcttgatccagaagcgacaccgcaaagtcgagctaaaaattaagattgcgcaaaccctttgcccggaatcctttgtgactctacttaaatctatatcagtgaagttagaagtaaaataaaaactttttaaaaacacaatccgctaccgcagttatttaatttgcatgtATATTAGTGCCGTCAAGTCATGGGAACATGCTGACGCTGCACTTGGGTCGCTCGAGGCATTCTTGAGTGAATCGTAACACGATCACCCAGAATGTCTGGGACTTTATTGTTACGTAAACACTGCAACAAAGTGTTACAGTGTTTATTCTTTAAGTACCGTCGGTACAGTGGGTATTCGAAATAATGAATACTTTAAGTGAAtgtgtatattatatttaatttaatatgagCATACTACAAAACAATACCGAATTGACTTTGGCTCATACTGGCTCATGCTGTGTaaataatttatgcatttgaTTCACTTACTTCTAGGGCCCCCCTGACCACACTACGTTCCGGCATGGGTGGAGGAGGCGCTGGTGgcaccatcagcagcagcatggGCGGATCCGAGTACAGTCTTCCGCCTAGCTACCGGTCGCGCAACGCTACACCCGCCAGCTTTGTGGGCGGCGAGCGGAACATTGAGACGGCGCCGTCGGGTAGGCTGCTGGCCAACAAGGACCTCCATTTGCCGGAGCCGTCGCTGGCCGAGCAACTGACGAACTACACGACTTTGCAGTCGAACACGTTACTCACGTCGGCCATTGTGGACATAGAGCGGGATGGCACACCGacatccacagccacaacggcgacatccacatccacagcaACGAAGGGCAAGGATCTGGTGACCATTGTGACCATATCGCAGGCAGACAGCGGCAGCCCCCACCTGCACTCCCACAGGCACTCGGCTGGAAAGACGACGCAcggccagacccagacccaatCCCAATCACCTGGCCAGGCCAGTGCACTCGATCAGATCGATATATTGGCGCATCTGTAACCGAACGAATCGGTCTTCGGTGCCCCGAGGGAATTAGTTGATTAGTTAGTTTTGTTTGATTCGTTCGTTCACGCGTTCGTTCACTCGTGTTAACCCAAAGGTATTTATTTGTACGGAACTAAAGCTCTGCTCCtaaattaataatttaattcgTACTTGCTAATctgtaactgtaactgtaaTCCGTATTCtgtaattgtaattgtaaCTGTACTCTGTAAGCGGCATTTAGCTGATAAGATGTTTGTTGTACTTGAATTTGttgaatttatttttgtaaCCATAAGGAAATGCGCAGGGTAGGTATTACGAATTCTAGATACATGCAATTATACATACACATAAACCCATTGAAAGTATTAACATACGtattcaaaaatgaaaaacgaaagcaaatgtaaaaaaaaataacttCAAAGATACAAATCTGTAGAAGAGACTTCGGTTAGGACCGAAGCTAGCGTACGCTTCACAGGGGATAAGAGGATAATTCCAGATATACCCAGTTCTCCGATTGATATTTATTATGATATGT harbors:
- the LOC117192306 gene encoding uncharacterized protein LOC117192306; protein product: MGGGGAGGTISSSMGGSEYSLPPSYRSRNATPASFVGGERNIETAPSGRLLANKDLHLPEPSLAEQLTNYTTLQSNTLLTSAIVDIERDGTPTSTATTATSTSTATKGKDLVTIVTISQADSGSPHLHSHRHSAGKTTHGQTQTQSQSPGQASALDQIDILAHL